In the Heteronotia binoei isolate CCM8104 ecotype False Entrance Well chromosome 13, APGP_CSIRO_Hbin_v1, whole genome shotgun sequence genome, one interval contains:
- the TOB1 gene encoding protein Tob1: MQLEIQVALNFIISYLYNKLPRRRVNIFGEELERLLKKKYEGHWYPEKPYKGSGFRCIHVGEKVDPVIEQASKESGLDIDDVRGNLPQDLSVWIDPYEVSYQIGEKGPVKVLYVDDLSENGCELDKEIKNSFNPEAQVFMPISEPASSVTSSPSPPFGHSATVSPTFMPRSTQPLTFTTATFAATKFGSTKMKNSSRTNKVARTSPTNLGLNVNDLLKQKALSSSMHSLYGLGLGSQQQVPQQQQQPPQQQQKTSALSPNAKEFIFPNVQGQGSTNMFPGDSPLNLSPPQYSNAFDMFAAYGGLNEKSFVDGLNFSLNSMQYSNQQFQPVMAN, from the coding sequence ATGCAGCTTGAAATACAAGTAGCACTCAATTTTATTATTTCGTATTTGTACAATAAGCTTCCCAGACGACGTGTGAACATTTTTGGTGAAGAGCTTGAAAGACTACTTAAGAAGAAATATGAAGGGCATTGGTATCCAGAAAAGCCATACAAAGGATCAGGGTTTAGATGTATACATGTAGGCGAGAAAGTGGACCCAGTTATTGAACAAGCATCCAAAGAGAGTGGTTTGGACATTGATGATGTTCGTGGCAATCTGCCTCAGGATCTTAGCGTCTGGATTGACCCATATGAGGTTTCATACCAAATCGGTGAAAAGGGACCAGTGAAAGTGCTTTATGTGGATGATTTGAGTGAAAATGGATGTGAATTGGATAAGGAAATCAAGAATAGCTTTAACCCAGAGGCCCAGGTGTTCATGCCAATTAGTGAACCAGCATCTTCTGTCACAAGTTCTCCTTCACCTCCTTTTGGTCATTCTGCTACTGTGAGCCCAACCTTCATGCCCCGTTCCACCCAGCCTTTAACTTTCACTACTGCCACATTTGCTGCCACCAAGTTTGGCTCAACCAAAATGAAGAACAGCAGCCGCACCAACAAGGTTGCCCGCACTTCTCCCACTAACCTTGGCTTGAATGTCAATGATCTGCTGAAACAGAAAGCGCTTTCCTCCTCCATGCACTCACTTTATGGTCTTGGCTTAGGTAGCCAGCAGCAGGTTCCACAGCAACAACAGCAACCGCCGCAACAGCAGCAGAAAACTTCTGCCCTTTCTcctaatgcaaaggagttcatttTCCCTAATGTACAGGGTCAAGGTAGTACAAATATGTTTCCTGGTGACAGTCCCCTTAACCTTAGTCCTCCCCAGTACAGTAATGCCTTTGATATGTTTGCAGCCTATGGAGGTCTAAATGAGAAGTCTTTTGTGGATGGCTTGAATTTCAGCTTAAATAGCATGCAGTACTCTAACCAGCAATTCCAGCCTGTTATGGCTAACTga